The Thamnophis elegans isolate rThaEle1 chromosome Z, rThaEle1.pri, whole genome shotgun sequence DNA window GAAACAACATTAAAACAACATTTCAGAATCTCCACAATTTaaagaagacagcttttatattctTATTCCTCATGCTATAGATGATTGGGTTGAAGAGGGGTGGAAGAAGGGAATATAGAATAGTCAAAGCCAAATCTAAATCAGATGGGGTGTCAGAGGGACGTCTCATATTAACAAAGAATCCAGTTAATATAAAGATAGATACTACTGTAATATGGGGAATGCAAGTTGATAAGGCTTTTAGCTTTCCTTGTTCAGAAGGGATTCTTTGTACTGCCTTGAAGATCATGGCATATGATATgataataaaagtaaaacaaGCTAgtgctacaatggcactgaccaAAATAATCCTAACTTCTATTAAATTGATTCTAGAGCAGGATAGCTTAAGCAATTGTGGAATATTACAGAAAAACTGGTTTACAGTATTAGAACACAAAGAGCTGGAAAATATGCCAGTGGTATGCAACGTACCATAGAGAAAACTTACAATCCAAACTAGACCCACAATTTCagtgcaggatttcaaactgatCAATGTCTCATATTGGAGTGGATTACAAATTGCAACATACCGATCATACGCCATTGCTGTGAGTAGGAAGAAATCAGAAGCTGCAAAGGAGATAAAGAAAAATGCTTGGGCAACACAACCCAAGTAAGAAATGTATCTGGTATTTAGGAGGAA harbors:
- the LOC116521498 gene encoding olfactory receptor 14A2-like — protein: MDNQTVVSYFLLLEFSKSRHLQILYFFMFFLLYLATLTTNLLIISAVASDHRLHRPMYFFLMNLALQDLGSVSVIVPKCMMNFLLNTRYISYLGCVAQAFFFISFAASDFFLLTAMAYDRYVAICNPLQYETLISLKSCTEIVGLVWIVSFLYGTLHTTGIFSSSLCSNTVNQFFCNIPQLLKLSCSRINLIEVRIILVSAIVALACFTFIIISYAMIFKAVQRIPSEQGKLKALSTCIPHITVVSIFILTGFFVNMRRPSDTPSDLDLALTILYSLLPPLFNPIIYSMRNKNIKAVFFKLWRF